The region ATTATTAAAGAAAATGGGCTTAAGCTTTAGATATACAAGCTAAAAAAATCCCCGCTGTCTAAGCGGGGATTTTTTTTTATTTAGCAAACTGCTCGCGTCCTGCTTTTTCCTTTACCACTTCATCTTCACTTGCTGGCGTTGCGCGTTTCATAAACAATGAAAGAATTAATGCAACCACCACTAGTACTACTGAGACGGCAAACGCATCGTTAATTCCTTGCACCATTGCCTGCATCCCAATTTGTTCTTTGATTTGAGCTGCCCCGGCTGCCGTTGCATTAGCTGACCCTGCTCCGCTCATTGCATCTTGAGCCAGCTCTTTTGCATGCGTAGCTGTACGGTTTGACATCACCGTTACTAAAAGAGCCGAACCAATAGCTCCCGATACTTGTTGAAGCGTATTATTCATCGCAGTACCATGCGGATTAAAGCGCTGCGGCAGCTGATTTAACCCGTTTGTCATAACCGGCATCATAACCATAGACATTCCGAACATGCGAAGCGTGTAAAGCGTAATGAGCGTTGTATACGTCGTATTAAGCTCTAAGTTACTGAAGAAATACGTCGTAACCGCTGTAATAGCTAGACCCGTTACAGCCAGTGCACGCGCTCCGAATTTATCAAATAATTTTCCGGTAATCGGTGACATCACACCCATTAATAACGCACCCGGAAGCATTAATAGTCCTGAATGAAGCGGAGAAATGCCTCGTACGGTTTGAACATAAATTGGCATTAACAGCATCGCTGAGAATAATGCCATTGTGATCACCATTGAAATCGTTGACGATAAAGCAAACATTGGATATTTAAAAATGCGGAATTCAAGCATAGGTGTTTCTAACTTGAACTGACGCGTAATAAATAAAATCAGAGCCACAGCTCCTACGATAATTGTGCCGTACACTTCCATAGAATCCCAGCCTTTATCTCCTGCTGAGCTAAATCCGTATAGAAGTCCTCCAAATCCAATTGTAGATAACACAAGGGATAAGAAATCCAAATTGATTTCCACTTTTTCTTTTTTGTCTTTTAATAGGAAGAAAGCGCCTATTAATACAATTGCCGCAATCGGCGTAACAAGGTGGAACAGCATTCTCCACTCATAGTGTTCAATTAGCCACCCTGATAATGTAGGACCAATTGCCGGAGCAAAAATCATAACTAAACCGAAAATCCCCATCGCAGCTCCGCGTTTTTCTAATGGAAAACTTGTTAGCAATACGTTCATTAAAAGCGGCATCATGATGGCCGCGCCTGATGCTTGAATAATACGAGCGGTTAACAATACAGAAAATACGGGCGAAGCACCGGCAAGTATCGTTCCTGCTGTAAATAAAGTCATCGCCGTTAAAAATAATCCTCTGACAGAATAGCGCTGAATTAAAAAAGCGGTAGTTGGAATCATAATACCATTCACCAACATATAACCAGTAGAAAGCCACTGGACAGTTGACGTTGTCACATCTAAGTCTTTCATGATAGACGGCAGCGCCACGTTTAATAACGTTTCATTCAACAATGAGATAAAAGCGCCAATTAACAAAATAGCAATTATGCCATACGGCGGCTTTTCCATTTGATTTATTGATTGACTCATTATTGTACCTCCTTATACTTTAAGTTCATTTTTTTAGACACATGTTCTACATAGAGTATGTTATACTCTGAGTTCAATTTATGCAAGCGAAAAATCCTGCGTTAATACCCTTTACTCATTCGACTTTTTTAGTCCTATAATCCTTTTATATCAATATATCGACGGGATATCGCTAATCCGTTTTAAAAAGAACATTTGTGTAAACGCTTTAAATCATGTATCATAAAGTTGGACCATGAGTCTAATTTTTTTATATTTAGGTGATAATAATGAATAATCGAAAGCAGCAAGTTGTGAAAAATGCACACCATCTCTTCGTTGAAAAAGGATTTCAAGCTACATCTATTCAAGACATCATTGATTATAGCGGCATTTCAAAAGGAACATTCTACAACTATTTTTCATCAAAAAATGAATTATTAATCGCTGTTTTTACATGGCTTCATACAACCATTGAACAAGAGCGCAA is a window of Priestia aryabhattai DNA encoding:
- a CDS encoding DHA2 family efflux MFS transporter permease subunit, with product MSQSINQMEKPPYGIIAILLIGAFISLLNETLLNVALPSIMKDLDVTTSTVQWLSTGYMLVNGIMIPTTAFLIQRYSVRGLFLTAMTLFTAGTILAGASPVFSVLLTARIIQASGAAIMMPLLMNVLLTSFPLEKRGAAMGIFGLVMIFAPAIGPTLSGWLIEHYEWRMLFHLVTPIAAIVLIGAFFLLKDKKEKVEINLDFLSLVLSTIGFGGLLYGFSSAGDKGWDSMEVYGTIIVGAVALILFITRQFKLETPMLEFRIFKYPMFALSSTISMVITMALFSAMLLMPIYVQTVRGISPLHSGLLMLPGALLMGVMSPITGKLFDKFGARALAVTGLAITAVTTYFFSNLELNTTYTTLITLYTLRMFGMSMVMMPVMTNGLNQLPQRFNPHGTAMNNTLQQVSGAIGSALLVTVMSNRTATHAKELAQDAMSGAGSANATAAGAAQIKEQIGMQAMVQGINDAFAVSVVLVVVALILSLFMKRATPASEDEVVKEKAGREQFAK